The following nucleotide sequence is from Erythrobacter aurantius.
TCCATATTCGCGCTCGGCCTCAGCCACGCGCTGGGCTGCAGCCACCTGCGCCGAGGCAAAACGGGTAATCTCGACCGTAATCGCGCCAATCGCCCCGCCGACGGAACCGAAGGCATCAGCCATGTTTTGTGCCGCTGCTTCCGTAGCCGAGACCATGTCTACCAGGCTTTGGAGGAACTGCTCCTGACCGCTTTGCGCAAAGTCTGCTTCCATCAGCCGAATGCGCGCGGCCCGATACCGCTCCCAGGCCTCGACCCCGCGTTCCAGCACGATCTGTTCGCGTTCGGCCTCGAGATTGGCGAGTGCCTGCGCCCGGGCCGACTGGCCGAGCAAAGCGACCTGCTGTTCAAGCGGGCCGACCGTCTGGCGCAGGAACTCCGAGGTTGCAAAAGCGCGGGTGGCCTGTTCCCAGGCTTCGCCGGCTTGTAGAATTGCAACGCGCGCTTCGTCGGTCGGCGCCTTGAGCGCTGCCATGGCGACTTCCATCCGCTTGATCTCGATCGGGGTCTTGCCGATCTTGGCGGTCTCAAGCGCAAGATTGGCGGCAAAGTCGCGGGCGGCCTGAAGCGCACGTTCAGCTTCAGTTTCCTTCGGGCCTTTGGCGCTGCTGGCACGGTCGGTGCTGTCACCTCGGATCTCTTCCGCCTTGGCGGCAAGCCGGGCCTTTGCAGCAGCGATGCTGTTTTCCCGCCAACGCGCTGAAAAGGCATCCATCATGCTCATCGCATCGCCAAAAGCAGATGCAAACTCGTCGCGGACCTGGGCGCCCATACGCGCGGTCGAACCGGCAAAGCTGTTTTCCATCCGCGGTAGAGCCACGCTCTCGATCCGGGTGATGGTGGCAAGGCCCACTCGGTCAAGCACCGGGTTCACCCATTCGGCGAGCCAGTTGAGCGCTGCGATCGCTTTGTTGGCGAGGTATTCGATCCCGCTGATTGCCAGATTGGCGGCGCCAACAGCAGCTTCGCCGACCACACCGGGCAGTGCGGCCCAGGTGACACGGATCGCATTGAACCCGCCGACCCAGCCTGCATAGAGAATGGCGACCGCATATTTGCCAGCAGTCAGCACCGCTTCGAAGGCCGTGACCGCCCAATCCTTAAGGGTCGAGAATACCGAGCCCAGGTTGAGTCCATCCGAGACTGTCTTCCACAGTCCCTTCATGGTGTCGCCGATGGTGATCCCGACGGGACCCAGCTTTTCCATTTCCTTCTTGGTGAGGCCGAGGCTTTGCGCATAGCGGTCGAGCTCGCCCGTCTGTTTGACGCTCGACTGGAACAGCTTGAATGCGCCGAACGCGATGCCAGCGGCAGCAGCGGCTGCGAGAAGATAGGGGTTTGTCAGCGCTGCCGCAGCGGCACTGGCCGCGAGCCCCAGCAGCGCCCGGGCCATGCCGCCGATGCCGACACCGGCCTGCATGGCGATCTGCCCGATCTGCGAGCCCTGCTGCATGAACACGGTCATGGGTTTCTGGCCAGAGAACAAGCCAACCACCATGTCGTTGAGCTGAAAGACGAGGTTTTGGACATGGTGCCCGGCAAGCTTCGCCGAACCACCCATGCGCGTGACACCGCCGCCCCCGACCGCATTGAGCGCCCGGTCTGCACGCGAGGCGCTGTCTGCCATGTCGCCCATCGCGCCTGCCACCGTGCGCTTCATGTCAGCCATCTCTTTCTGGAGCCGGGCAACGTTGGTGATCATTTCGATTTCGAGGGTGCCTGCTTTCACGTGCTGGGCTCCTTCGACATCATCAGCGCCCGGAAGGCGTTGGTCACTTTCCGGGAGACTTCATTACGGTTGAGGACGGACGTGGCTGTCCATGGCGGCGGGCAATCAGGCTCGCGGGCGCGGACGGTTTCGGCGACGAATTCACCCGAAAGCCGTCGCAAGAGGCGGACCAGCCACGGAGGCAGATCGAGCCCCATGCAGTGCTGCCACTCGCCAATCGTGGCCCAGGAGATGGGGACTGCTCCCATCGCGCCGGGATCGGTGGGGCCGACTTCCATGAGCCAGTCGATCACCCAAGGGGTGCGGATGGGTGGAAAGTCCGGAGTAAGGTCGTCGATGGCCATTCGCTGCAGCCTGGTCAGCGGTTCAGCATCGGTGTCGGGTTTGATTTGTTTGGTAGTGCGCGGCTTGGGCGCCGTGCCCAGCCACGCCAGTTGCCGGACGTAAAGGCTCAGCTCTCGGCCGAGCTCTTCGTAAAATTTGCCCAGTCATTGATGTGAGCGGCGACCTGCGTGGCGATGAACCCGATCGATGGATCGGCATAGGCCTTGCGAAACAGTTCCTGGCCTTCGAGCCCGTCGGCGGGCGGATAGGTGAAGCCGTTGAAGCTGACCGTGCAGGCAGCCAGAAAATCAGCCTGTTCGGCGAGCTTCTCCTCGGCCGACTGGTCCATCTTCCCGCGCTTCTTGATCTTGTCCATCAGCTGGTTCTGCTGGCGCGCCTGGGCGCGCTGATAGACCTTGGAGCCTGGGCCGTAGACCGTGATCGAGAGGCGCTTGCCCTTCTCGTCGAAGAGCGGGGCATCGTCGCCGCCCACCAGTTCGAGGGTCGAGGTATCGGTGGCGGCGAGCGTCGTGATGTCGAACATCAATGTTCTCCTTGGCAATATCGCAATGTTCTGGGAAATGCCCGCCCGAGTGCGGGCGTGGCGGAATTGGTAGACGCACCAGATTTAGGTTCTGGCGCCTAACAGCGTGGGGGTTCGAGTCCCTTCGCCCGCACCATGCCGATATGGCTGCGCGGATGTGGCGGAATGGTAGACGCCCGAGACTTAAAATCTTGTGAGGGTATCCTCGTGCGGGTTCGAGTCCCGCCATCCGCACCACAGCATCATTATGGCGCCAGCACCTCGACAATGCCCACACCAGCGGAGTTGGTGGTGAGTTCGAGGGTCACCGTGGCGGTGGTGATCTGATCGACCGAACCGACATTGACCTTGAAGCTCATGACTTGCGCCTGGAAATAGTACTTGTCGCCGTTCTGGGTTGTAACCAGGAAGCTGTGATCAGCGTCCGAGAGCGAGGCGGATTTCAGCAGGATCTGGCCGGCATCATCAGTGTCGAGGCCGAGTTGGATCTGCATCGTGCCCTGGTTGAAGCTGCCCTTCTTTTTAACGACGCCGCGGCTGCCTACGGGATTGAAGGTGACGAGATTGAACTCGCGGCCGAACTCGCCGAGATCGGAAACCTCGCCGACCACGGTCATGGTGAGCGCATTGTAGCCGGTGGCGTCAAAAGTCGCAGGGGTAGAGGCCGACACCTTCAAGGTGGTGCCGGCGGAAGTCCGAACGGTCATGGCAATGGGTCCTTATGAAGGTGAGGCTTCAACGCGCCTCGTTGAATGAGACGCGGAAGTCCTGCGTCTGCATGTGGATGCCGGTCTCCTCGTCGAGGAAATCAGGACCGGCGGAATCTGTGTGGACGGTCACGGCAAAGAGCCCATCGATGGTGGGCATCTGGTCGGCCGCCGCCTGGCGGACTGCCGCGATAATGGCTTTCACTTCAGGGTAGGTCCGGGCCAGAACGGTTACCTGCACGCGCTCGGTGACGCGGCGTTTCGCGCCCGGAGCCGGAACGTTGCGGTCGACACTGCTGACCGACATCAGCGATATCGCCGGCAAGTCCGTGCCCTGTGCCAGCATCCCAGCGGCGATCCGCGCAACGGGGACAAGCGACGTCACCCCGGTGTCAGCCACCAGGAGCGAGCGGACCGCAATAACACCATTCATTCGTCATCGACCTCCAGGGTCGGCGCCTTCAGGTTCCCGATCTGGACGCGGTGGGCGATGTAGGACCCCATGGCGTTCACCGCTTCCTCGGCTTTTTGGTCAAGCGCTGGGCGCAGGAAGGGTTTTGCGGCGTGACCGGGGTGCATGACCGTCGGCCCGACGAAGTTCTTGCCAATTTTGAGACTACCGCGCTTCACCATCTTATTGATTGTGCCGATACCGACTTTGCGCGGGCCGCGCCGGGTTTCACGCACCGGCTTGTCGGCGTCTGACACCGAGATCAGGTGAGGTGCGACGCCATATTCAATGAACAGGCCAAGATAGGAGCCTTTCCCACGCAGTTTGACGTAAGACGAAAGCTTGGCGCCCTCGGTCCGGGTGCCAATCCCGATTGCGCGCTTCAATTGCCCGGTCCTCACCGGCACATTGGCATTGGCCTGCTGCTGGATCACCTTGGCACCGGCCCGAAGTCCGCCACGGATCACGTTGCGCTCCAGGTTCTTGGGCAGTTCGTCGAGCAAACGCAGCAGTTCAGGGCCGCCCTTGAGCCGTATCGTCATGGTGCAGCTCCTTCGCTCGAATGTTCCTCGACCATAAACTCCATGGCCTCCCGCCGCCCCAGCGTTGCAGGGCCGGAAATGATTTGGTGGACGCATGAATCGATGATGACCCGCATATCTGCGGCGAGCCCCGCCAGATACCGAATGCGGATCCGGGCAGGACGGCGACCAATCTGGATGCTGTCGGCCAGGCGCTCAGCCTTGGACGGCAGAATGTCCTTCACCTCGGCCCAAACGCAGGCGAACTCGGTCCAATTGACCTGTTCGGTGCCATAGTGCGGGTCGTGCGTGACAACCTTGCACTCAATCCGGATCCTTGTGTCGAGCTTCGAGGCTAGATCCAGCGACATTTGAGCTGACCCACCAACGTGTCGAAGGCGAGACAGGCTGCACCTTCGCGGTTTTCGAACAGGGATGCGGTTTTGACCAGGATTGCAGCGCGGGCGATCGCCAGATCAGGGTCGTTCTCATCCAATCCGGCCGACAGTGTGATCCGGATCAGGCCGTCTTCACCCAGCTCGGGCCAAGATTGCCCGGATGCCGGGCGGATGCGGGTGACCCCGTGCCGTCGGCGGACGACATAGTCCGTCTCTGGGAGGGGCACCGTTGAACCGCCCAGGGCAGTGTAGCGGATCTCGGCCACCGTGCAGGGCCGGATGGGCACGGTGAATTCGTCTTCCCAGCTTTCCAGCTGCAATTCGAGGGTCTGTGCGCACAGCTTAAGGCCCGTCTGCTGTTCGAGCTCGGCTTGGGCGGCGTCCAATTTTGCGCCAAGCAGCAGGTCCTCAGCGCGGCCATCAAGGCGCAGCTGCTGGCGCGCTTCTTCCAGCGTCACGGCACGGTCCTGAGGTGGCTCGATCGTGACGATCTCGGACATTATTCCGCCTTGGTGCGGTGCGTGGAGCCGGATTTGCGCGTGACAGCAGGGGCCGGTTCATTCTCGCCGACCTCGACCGCAAGCCCGCGTTCGATCAGCTGTCGGCCAAAATGATCGTCGAGCTCAAAGCTCTGGCCGGCCAGGATGTTGTTGGAACTGACCGAGCTGATGTGCAGGGTATCAAGGGCTTTCAGGATCATGGGTTATCCCTTCCGTTGGATGAGAGGGGCCGGAACGAGCCGGCCCCTGCATCATCAAGCAGCCGTTGCCGCGGTAGCAGCAGCAGCGAAGTCGCCCTTCACGAAAGCCTCCGGGCGGTAGACCGCGAGCGCGAGGCGCTCTTCGGCCAGGACCGTCACCAGGTTCTTGCGGAAGTTCTGGTCGTCCTCGGTCGAGATCTCGACCATGGCGTCCATGCGGTCGAAGATCTGCGCACCGAGCTGGAAGGCGCCGGTCAGGAACTTGCCCGTCGCCATCGACTGCGTTGCCACCACAGGCTGCCCCCACAGCGTCGGCGACAGGTTGCCCTGCGGATTGCCGATGATGAACTGGCCGGTGGTGTCCTTGAGCAGCTCGATCGCCGCCCAGTCGGACGGATGCAGCACGACGCCCGTCGACATCAGCTCGGAAAGAGCCGTCTGCAGCATGGCGAGGCGCAGGACATCGATGCGAGTGACAGGCGCCGGGATGGCGATCGGCGGCGCAAAGGCGGTCGCCTGGGTGTAGACGCCGTGCAGATCGGTGCCGGTACCGCCGCCGTTCAGCAGCTGGTTCTCCTCAACGAGCGCCAGGCCATAGGTTAGGCGGCCGTCGATATAGGACTGCAGCATCGGCACATCGTCAAGGATCTGGCGCGTTGCCAGAACCCAGTGGGCTATCGTGGTAACGCTGCTGGTCACGACATCGAACTTGATGTCCGTCTGCGGCTTGGTGGCGCCGGCCGATTCCGAGACGGTTGCGGCCGCATTGGTGAAGCCGGTTTCCTTCACATACTGCACCGCGTTGCTGGCGGTCCGGCCCGGGGTTAGCAGGTCGCGAACCGTCAGGCGACGCTGGCCAGGGGTGACGATACCGGGCTGGCGGTCAGGAACGATCAGGTCGCCTGCCGAGCCATTGGCATCGGTCGTGAGGGCAGAGACAATCGCCTTGACCTCGACACTGGCGCGGCCGCGTGCGGTCTTGCTGTTGAGGAAAGGCTGGATCGCCTCGTTGGTCACGACCCGTTCGCCGAGCGTGCGGGCTTCGATGCGTTCGTCGTCCTGCTTCTTGCGGGCGAGCTTCTGCTCGACTTCGTCGAGACGGGCCTTGGCTTCATTGAGCGCGGTCAGCGCCTCATCGGCCAGCTGCTTGGTGGAAGCAGAGAGCTCTTCGCCCTTTGCGGCCTTGCCGAGGGCTTCTTCGGCGAGCGCCTTGACCTCGTCATGGCGGGTATCAAAGTCTTTCTTTACGGCCTGCTGCTGCGCTTCGAACGCAGCCTTCACTTCGCCGGCAAGCTGCTCGGCGCTCTTGGTGTCAGTCATGGGGTAACTCCGTGCAAGTGAGGTTCAGCCGCGAATTTGCGCGGCGAGTGCCGACAGGAAGTCGGTGGAGGTCTCACTGCCGGACTCGCTCCGGAGCAGTGATTTGAGGCCTTTGCCCGCGATTGCGGTGGCCTGGCTTTTCGAGAACCCTGCCTCGCGCAGGAAATTCTCAAAATCTGGGAGCGACGGCAGGATCTGCCCGTCCGTCACGGTCTTGACCGCCGTCACCTTCGCCTCGGAATTCATCGGCATGGTGACGAGGCTGATTTCGCGAAGATCGATCTTTTTGAGGCGAAGGACGCCGGCCTTGTAGGGGTCGGGAGCGGCACCGCCCTTCGGGATGGTGTAGCCGATCGAGAGGCCGCCAAGTGCGCCATGCTTCAACTTGCCATAGGCGCGCTGGGCAACCGGATCGCCGTCGAGGATCAGCTGTCCGCGTACGAACAGGCCGCGGTCATCTTCGAAGATGTCGCGCCAGACGCCGATCGGCTCGCGCTGGTCGTGCTGCCAGAGCATCGGGATGCCCCAGCCTTCGGCGCGGGCCTTGGCGACGCTCTCCCGGAAAGCGCCCGGTTCGATGAGATCGCCGCCCTGGTCGACATTGCCGAAGGTCGAGGCGTAGCCCTCGAACTGCCCGGTGTCCTGAAGGTCACTGGATTTGAGGGTCAGGGTGAGATGTTTCATTTAGGGGGCTCCGATGGGGCATTCGCTCCGGTTGGCGGCAGGATTCCGGCAGGAGCACCGGCCTGCGTGATGGGCACGTTCTGCATCTGCATGCGGGGGACATCGCCGCCT
It contains:
- the gp17 gene encoding tail completion protein gp17 gives rise to the protein MNGVIAVRSLLVADTGVTSLVPVARIAAGMLAQGTDLPAISLMSVSSVDRNVPAPGAKRRVTERVQVTVLARTYPEVKAIIAAVRQAAADQMPTIDGLFAVTVHTDSAGPDFLDEETGIHMQTQDFRVSFNEAR
- a CDS encoding HK97-gp10 family putative phage morphogenesis protein produces the protein MTIRLKGGPELLRLLDELPKNLERNVIRGGLRAGAKVIQQQANANVPVRTGQLKRAIGIGTRTEGAKLSSYVKLRGKGSYLGLFIEYGVAPHLISVSDADKPVRETRRGPRKVGIGTINKMVKRGSLKIGKNFVGPTVMHPGHAAKPFLRPALDQKAEEAVNAMGSYIAHRVQIGNLKAPTLEVDDE
- a CDS encoding head-tail adaptor protein, producing the protein MSLDLASKLDTRIRIECKVVTHDPHYGTEQVNWTEFACVWAEVKDILPSKAERLADSIQIGRRPARIRIRYLAGLAADMRVIIDSCVHQIISGPATLGRREAMEFMVEEHSSEGAAP
- a CDS encoding head-tail connector protein, with translation MSEIVTIEPPQDRAVTLEEARQQLRLDGRAEDLLLGAKLDAAQAELEQQTGLKLCAQTLELQLESWEDEFTVPIRPCTVAEIRYTALGGSTVPLPETDYVVRRRHGVTRIRPASGQSWPELGEDGLIRITLSAGLDENDPDLAIARAAILVKTASLFENREGAACLAFDTLVGQLKCRWI
- a CDS encoding phage major capsid protein, which codes for MTDTKSAEQLAGEVKAAFEAQQQAVKKDFDTRHDEVKALAEEALGKAAKGEELSASTKQLADEALTALNEAKARLDEVEQKLARKKQDDERIEARTLGERVVTNEAIQPFLNSKTARGRASVEVKAIVSALTTDANGSAGDLIVPDRQPGIVTPGQRRLTVRDLLTPGRTASNAVQYVKETGFTNAAATVSESAGATKPQTDIKFDVVTSSVTTIAHWVLATRQILDDVPMLQSYIDGRLTYGLALVEENQLLNGGGTGTDLHGVYTQATAFAPPIAIPAPVTRIDVLRLAMLQTALSELMSTGVVLHPSDWAAIELLKDTTGQFIIGNPQGNLSPTLWGQPVVATQSMATGKFLTGAFQLGAQIFDRMDAMVEISTEDDQNFRKNLVTVLAEERLALAVYRPEAFVKGDFAAAATAATAA
- a CDS encoding HK97 family phage prohead protease; its protein translation is MKHLTLTLKSSDLQDTGQFEGYASTFGNVDQGGDLIEPGAFRESVAKARAEGWGIPMLWQHDQREPIGVWRDIFEDDRGLFVRGQLILDGDPVAQRAYGKLKHGALGGLSIGYTIPKGGAAPDPYKAGVLRLKKIDLREISLVTMPMNSEAKVTAVKTVTDGQILPSLPDFENFLREAGFSKSQATAIAGKGLKSLLRSESGSETSTDFLSALAAQIRG